A portion of the Bacillus thuringiensis genome contains these proteins:
- a CDS encoding NADP-dependent malic enzyme: MHKVHQGKLETVSKVKVENAKDLSLAYSPGVAEPCKEIYDDKSKVYEYTMKGNMVAVVTDGTAVLGLGNIGPEASLPVMEGKAVLFKSFAGVDAFPIALNTNDVDKIVETVKLMEPTFGGVNLEDIAAPNCFIIEERLKKETNIPIFHDDQHGTAIVTVAGLVNALKLVGKKMSDIKVVANGAGAAGIAIIKLLYRYGVRDIIMCDRKGAIYDGRPTGMNPVKDEVAKYTNKNRIEGSLADVVQGADVFIGVSAEGALTEEMVRTMNDDAIIFAMANPVPEIMPELAKAAGAAVVGTGRSDFPNQVNNVLAFPGIFRGALDVHATQINEEMKMAAVQAIAELVAEDELNADYIIPAPFDARVAPQVASYVAKAAMETGVARRQVDPNEIAEKTKQLALIGKE; encoded by the coding sequence ATGCATAAAGTGCATCAAGGAAAATTAGAAACTGTATCAAAAGTAAAAGTAGAAAATGCAAAAGATTTAAGTCTTGCATATTCTCCAGGGGTTGCAGAACCTTGTAAAGAAATTTATGACGATAAAAGTAAGGTATATGAATATACGATGAAGGGAAATATGGTAGCAGTTGTTACAGATGGAACAGCTGTACTTGGTCTTGGTAACATTGGACCTGAAGCATCTCTTCCAGTAATGGAAGGTAAAGCTGTATTATTCAAGAGCTTTGCTGGTGTAGATGCATTCCCAATTGCCTTAAATACAAACGATGTAGATAAAATTGTTGAAACTGTAAAATTAATGGAGCCAACTTTTGGCGGCGTTAACTTAGAAGATATCGCAGCACCAAACTGCTTCATTATTGAAGAGCGTTTGAAAAAAGAAACAAATATTCCTATCTTCCATGATGATCAACACGGAACAGCTATCGTAACAGTAGCAGGTCTTGTAAATGCACTGAAATTAGTTGGAAAGAAAATGTCTGACATTAAAGTTGTCGCAAATGGCGCAGGTGCAGCAGGTATTGCAATTATTAAACTTTTATATCGCTATGGTGTACGCGACATTATTATGTGTGACCGTAAAGGGGCAATCTATGATGGTCGTCCTACAGGTATGAATCCGGTGAAGGATGAAGTTGCAAAATATACAAATAAGAATCGTATAGAAGGTTCTTTAGCTGATGTTGTACAAGGTGCGGACGTATTCATTGGTGTATCTGCAGAAGGTGCATTAACAGAAGAGATGGTTCGTACAATGAATGACGATGCGATTATTTTTGCAATGGCGAATCCAGTTCCAGAAATTATGCCAGAATTGGCAAAAGCAGCGGGCGCAGCTGTTGTTGGAACAGGTCGTTCTGACTTCCCGAATCAAGTAAATAATGTACTGGCGTTCCCTGGTATTTTCCGCGGTGCACTTGACGTACATGCGACACAAATTAACGAAGAAATGAAGATGGCAGCTGTACAGGCTATTGCTGAGCTTGTAGCAGAAGATGAGTTAAATGCAGACTATATCATTCCGGCACCATTTGACGCGCGTGTAGCGCCTCAAGTAGCGTCTTACGTTGCAAAAGCAGCAATGGAGACAGGAGTAGCTCGCCGTCAAGTAGATCCAAATGAGATCGCTGAAAAAACAAAACAATTAGCGCTGATTGGTAAAGAATAA
- the dnaE gene encoding DNA polymerase III subunit alpha translates to MKFVHLQCQTVFSLLKSACKIDELVVRAKELGFSSLAITDENVMYGVIPFYKACKKHGIQPVIGLTASIFSEEEERSYPLVLLAENEIGYQNLLKISSSIMTKSKEGIPKKWLAHYAKGLIAISPGKDGEIEQLLLEDNESQAEEVARTYQNMFGHFYMSLQHHAIQDELLLQEKLPEFISRVNIPVVATNDVRYINQSDALVHECLLSVESGTKMTDPDRPRLKTDQYYLKSSDEMEALFSHAPEAIQNTMKIAERCQVEIPFHVNQLPKFPVSSNETSDIYLRRVCEEGLRKRYGAPKEVHIKRLNHELNVISRMGFSDYFLIVWDFMKYAHENHILTGPGRGSAAGSLVSYVLEITDIDPIEYDLLFERFLNPERVTLPDIDIDFPDVRRDEMIRYVKDKYGQIRVAQIVTFGTLAAKAAIRDIARVMGLPPRDIDIFSKLIPSKLGITLKDAYEESQSLREFIQGNLLHERVFEIAKRVEGLPRHTSIHAAGVIMSQEPLTGSVAIQEGHNDVYVTQYPADALEELGLLKMDFLGLRNLTLLENIIKFIANKTGKEIDIRNLPLQDEKTFQLLGRGDTTGVFQLESGGMRNVLRGLKPNEFEDIVAVNSLYRPGPMEQIPTFIESKHGKRKIEYLHPDLKPILERTYGVIVYQEQIMQIASKLAGFSLGEADLLRRAVSKKNRDILDQERKHFVQGCLQNGYDETSAEKIYDLIVRFANYGFNRSHAVAYSMIGYQLAYLKANYTLEFMTALLSSAIGNEDKIVQYIRETKRKGFHVLPPSLQKSGYNFQIEGNAIRYSLLSIRNIGMATVTALLEEREKRMFEDLFEFCLRMPSKFVTERNLEAFVWSGCFDDFGVSRTNLWKSLKGALEYANLARDLGDAVPKSKYVQGEELSFIEQLNKEKEALGFYLSSYPTAQYVKLAKELEIPSLAQAMRHKKKVQRAIVYITSVRVIRTKKFQKMAFITFCDQNDEMEAVLFPETYIHFSDKLQEGAIVLVDGTIELRNHKLQWIVNGLYPLEEMDVYEEKKDASVYVKLPSQYEKKLLNQVTKILFDYSGFAKVLIYYEKEHKMVQLSRSLSIHPSEECLGALREIVGEENVVVKI, encoded by the coding sequence GTGAAGTTTGTGCATTTACAATGTCAAACCGTTTTTAGTTTATTAAAAAGTGCTTGTAAAATTGATGAGCTTGTAGTCAGGGCGAAAGAACTTGGTTTTTCATCGCTGGCTATTACGGATGAAAATGTTATGTATGGCGTTATTCCGTTTTATAAAGCATGTAAGAAACATGGTATACAGCCTGTTATTGGATTAACCGCTTCTATTTTTAGTGAAGAAGAAGAAAGGTCTTATCCGCTTGTATTACTTGCTGAGAATGAAATAGGCTACCAAAATTTATTAAAGATTTCTAGCAGTATTATGACAAAGTCCAAAGAAGGTATTCCTAAGAAGTGGCTTGCGCATTATGCGAAAGGATTAATTGCTATTTCACCAGGTAAAGATGGCGAAATTGAGCAATTATTACTAGAAGACAATGAGAGTCAGGCTGAAGAAGTAGCTCGCACATATCAAAATATGTTCGGCCATTTTTATATGAGTTTGCAGCATCATGCGATTCAAGATGAGTTGCTTTTACAAGAGAAACTACCTGAATTTATTAGTAGGGTTAATATTCCAGTCGTTGCAACAAACGATGTGCGCTATATCAATCAAAGTGACGCACTTGTTCACGAATGTTTACTATCTGTTGAAAGTGGAACGAAAATGACTGATCCAGATAGGCCGAGGCTGAAAACAGATCAATATTATTTAAAGTCATCGGATGAAATGGAAGCACTATTTTCCCATGCGCCGGAAGCAATCCAAAATACAATGAAAATTGCAGAGCGTTGCCAAGTAGAAATACCGTTCCATGTAAATCAACTTCCGAAGTTTCCTGTTTCGTCTAATGAAACGAGTGATATATACTTGCGTCGTGTTTGTGAAGAAGGTTTGCGGAAACGATATGGTGCGCCGAAAGAAGTGCATATAAAGCGTTTAAATCATGAATTAAATGTTATTTCTCGTATGGGATTTAGTGATTATTTCCTCATCGTATGGGATTTTATGAAGTATGCACATGAAAATCATATTTTAACAGGACCAGGTCGTGGATCGGCAGCTGGTTCACTCGTCTCATACGTATTAGAAATTACAGATATTGATCCGATTGAATACGATCTATTATTTGAAAGGTTTTTAAATCCTGAACGTGTGACGCTTCCCGATATTGATATTGATTTTCCAGACGTAAGACGTGATGAGATGATTCGCTATGTGAAAGATAAATACGGTCAGATCCGTGTTGCGCAAATTGTAACGTTTGGTACGCTTGCAGCAAAAGCGGCAATTAGAGACATTGCCCGCGTAATGGGGCTTCCGCCGCGAGATATTGATATATTTTCAAAACTTATCCCATCAAAGCTTGGTATAACGTTAAAAGATGCATATGAAGAATCACAATCACTTCGTGAGTTTATACAAGGGAATCTTCTGCATGAGCGTGTGTTTGAAATCGCAAAACGTGTAGAAGGTTTACCACGTCATACGTCTATTCATGCGGCTGGCGTTATTATGAGTCAAGAACCGCTAACAGGCAGTGTAGCAATTCAAGAAGGACATAACGATGTTTATGTTACGCAATATCCAGCCGATGCACTAGAAGAACTTGGGTTGCTTAAGATGGACTTTTTAGGACTGCGTAATTTAACGTTACTTGAAAATATTATAAAATTTATCGCGAATAAAACAGGGAAAGAAATTGATATAAGAAACTTACCTCTTCAAGATGAAAAGACGTTCCAATTATTAGGGAGAGGGGATACAACAGGTGTATTCCAGCTTGAATCAGGTGGTATGCGAAATGTACTTCGCGGGTTAAAACCGAATGAGTTTGAAGATATCGTAGCTGTTAACTCATTATACAGACCGGGACCGATGGAACAGATACCGACCTTTATTGAATCGAAACATGGAAAAAGAAAAATTGAATATTTACATCCGGATTTAAAGCCAATTTTAGAAAGAACATACGGCGTCATTGTATACCAAGAACAAATTATGCAAATTGCATCGAAGTTAGCAGGGTTTTCGCTCGGTGAAGCAGATTTACTGCGCCGTGCAGTGAGTAAAAAAAATCGTGATATTTTAGATCAGGAACGTAAGCATTTTGTCCAAGGTTGTTTGCAAAATGGTTACGATGAGACGTCTGCTGAGAAAATTTACGATTTAATTGTAAGATTTGCGAATTACGGTTTTAACCGAAGTCACGCTGTAGCTTACAGTATGATCGGATATCAGCTTGCCTACTTAAAAGCGAACTATACGCTGGAATTTATGACGGCACTATTATCAAGTGCAATTGGAAATGAAGATAAAATTGTACAGTATATACGAGAAACGAAGCGAAAAGGTTTTCATGTTTTGCCGCCGTCTCTTCAAAAAAGTGGTTACAACTTCCAAATAGAGGGGAATGCGATACGTTACAGTTTACTTTCGATTCGAAATATTGGAATGGCTACAGTGACGGCATTATTAGAAGAACGAGAGAAAAGAATGTTCGAAGATTTATTTGAATTTTGTCTCCGTATGCCATCAAAGTTTGTAACAGAGCGCAATTTAGAAGCTTTCGTCTGGTCGGGATGTTTTGATGATTTTGGTGTTTCGAGAACAAATTTATGGAAAAGTCTTAAAGGGGCGTTGGAGTACGCAAATCTCGCGCGTGATTTAGGAGATGCTGTTCCAAAATCAAAATACGTACAAGGAGAAGAGCTATCTTTTATTGAACAACTAAATAAAGAGAAAGAAGCACTTGGCTTTTATTTATCAAGTTATCCGACTGCGCAGTATGTAAAGTTAGCAAAAGAATTAGAAATTCCATCTCTCGCTCAGGCGATGCGACATAAGAAAAAAGTACAAAGAGCCATTGTGTATATAACAAGTGTGAGAGTGATTCGTACGAAAAAGTTTCAAAAGATGGCATTTATTACATTCTGTGATCAAAATGATGAAATGGAAGCGGTCCTCTTCCCGGAAACGTATATACATTTCTCGGATAAGTTACAAGAAGGAGCAATTGTTTTAGTTGACGGTACGATTGAGCTAAGAAATCATAAGCTGCAGTGGATTGTAAATGGACTATATCCGCTAGAGGAAATGGATGTGTATGAAGAAAAGAAAGATGCATCTGTTTACGTGAAATTGCCGTCTCAGTATGAGAAAAAGCTTTTAAATCAGGTTACGAAAATATTGTTCGACTATTCAGGTTTTGCGAAAGTACTAATTTATTATGAAAAGGAACATAAAATGGTACAATTATCTCGAAGTTTATCGATTCATCCAAGTGAAGAATGTTTAGGAGCACTTCGTGAAATTGTCGGGGAAGAAAATGTAGTTGTGAAAATATAA
- a CDS encoding YtrH family sporulation protein, with protein sequence MMRKAEIKTYFLYFVHIYEEERGMTMDVREHTFFSLLIISYFIAFGVILGGSLIGGFGAFLIGKPALTYINQFAQNLRIWALVAAIGGTFDTFYSFERSFFGGDMKDIVKQILLIFFATGGMQTGLIIIKWLTQEHV encoded by the coding sequence GTGATGAGGAAAGCGGAAATCAAAACATACTTCTTATACTTTGTCCATATATATGAAGAAGAAAGGGGAATGACGATGGATGTAAGAGAACATACTTTTTTCTCTCTGCTTATTATTAGTTATTTTATTGCCTTTGGGGTTATACTTGGCGGTTCATTAATTGGTGGATTTGGTGCGTTTCTTATCGGAAAACCGGCTCTAACTTACATTAATCAATTCGCCCAAAATTTAAGAATTTGGGCACTCGTTGCAGCAATCGGCGGAACATTCGATACCTTTTATAGCTTTGAAAGAAGTTTCTTTGGCGGAGATATGAAAGATATCGTAAAACAAATTCTCCTTATTTTTTTCGCAACTGGTGGTATGCAAACAGGTCTCATTATTATTAAATGGCTAACGCAGGAACATGTATGA
- the ytrI gene encoding sporulation membrane protein YtrI — MRVPSANTAKRWYLVLAGAAVGGVLSWFIFLYIYGVFQEEQASKIAEQREIIEKQEAKLHVLLEDQEKLNTENKRLLTIQEIKIKLINREKYDLDNLTLENMTTSIHNDLQHLLTKNIQSIAKNKDLLKKVIENKTYKHYDRLYRFKVDTISFDTVLEISITIEKEK, encoded by the coding sequence ATGAGAGTACCAAGTGCCAATACAGCAAAAAGATGGTACTTAGTATTAGCTGGTGCTGCTGTTGGAGGCGTGTTGAGCTGGTTTATTTTTTTGTACATATACGGTGTTTTTCAAGAAGAACAAGCTAGTAAAATAGCAGAACAAAGAGAAATTATAGAAAAACAAGAAGCAAAGCTCCACGTCCTTCTCGAAGATCAAGAAAAATTGAACACTGAAAATAAACGGCTCTTAACCATTCAAGAAATTAAAATAAAACTTATCAATCGAGAAAAATACGATTTAGACAATCTTACACTCGAAAATATGACTACATCTATCCATAATGACCTCCAGCATCTTTTAACGAAAAACATTCAAAGTATCGCAAAAAATAAAGACCTACTCAAAAAGGTAATCGAAAACAAAACGTACAAACATTACGATCGACTATACCGTTTTAAAGTCGATACAATATCTTTTGATACAGTGCTTGAAATTAGCATTACTATAGAGAAAGAAAAATAA
- a CDS encoding DHH family phosphoesterase: MHEQILGAIKEFDTIIIHRHVRPDPDALGSQGGLGTILQESFPEKNIYTVGYNEPSLAYLRVMDDIEDSVYENALVIVCDTANQERVDDQRYTKGKMLIKIDHHPNEDPYGDITWVDTTASSTSEMIYEFYTYGKDKGLKITKEAARLILAGIVGDTGRFLFPNTTAKTLRYVSELVDMDVKFTDLYNEMYKTKEKIARLNGYILQNFTMVEEGAAYIKLTKEVLEEFDVLPSEASGVVGALGNIDGLKAWVLFLEEDDVIRVRLRSKGPVINKLAMQYNGGGHPMASGAKASSWEEADRLFADLREICK, translated from the coding sequence ATGCATGAGCAAATTTTAGGAGCAATTAAAGAGTTTGATACAATTATTATTCATCGCCACGTGCGTCCGGATCCAGATGCATTAGGTTCACAGGGTGGTCTTGGTACAATTCTACAAGAATCGTTTCCAGAGAAAAATATTTATACGGTTGGGTACAATGAACCGTCACTAGCATACTTACGAGTAATGGATGATATTGAAGATAGTGTATACGAAAATGCGCTTGTTATTGTTTGTGATACTGCGAATCAAGAACGTGTTGACGATCAACGCTATACAAAAGGGAAGATGTTAATTAAAATTGATCATCATCCAAATGAAGATCCATATGGAGATATTACATGGGTAGATACGACAGCGAGTTCTACAAGTGAAATGATTTACGAGTTTTACACGTATGGAAAAGATAAAGGATTAAAAATAACAAAAGAAGCAGCTCGCCTTATTTTAGCGGGAATTGTTGGAGATACAGGTCGTTTCTTATTCCCAAATACGACAGCAAAAACACTTCGTTACGTAAGTGAGCTTGTTGACATGGATGTGAAATTCACAGATTTATACAATGAAATGTATAAGACAAAAGAAAAAATTGCTCGTTTAAACGGTTATATTTTACAGAACTTTACGATGGTAGAAGAAGGAGCAGCTTACATTAAATTAACGAAAGAAGTATTAGAAGAATTTGATGTACTTCCTTCTGAAGCATCTGGTGTTGTTGGAGCGCTTGGCAATATTGACGGATTAAAGGCGTGGGTTCTATTTTTAGAGGAAGACGACGTAATTCGTGTTCGTCTTCGTTCAAAAGGACCAGTTATAAACAAATTGGCAATGCAATATAACGGCGGAGGACATCCGATGGCTTCTGGTGCCAAGGCATCTTCTTGGGAAGAAGCGGATCGTCTTTTTGCTGATTTACGTGAGATTTGTAAATAA
- a CDS encoding YtpI family protein gives MPVLVFCIIVSFMLYLFYKTKYFRTNRPMEKGWLSGKSAMALGSFVLFFGVNQFFLELSTARIIVGVLFVLFGSASVFNGFRQYKHFLPLAVKEAEVYEAT, from the coding sequence ATGCCAGTATTAGTCTTCTGTATTATCGTCTCATTTATGTTGTACCTCTTTTACAAAACAAAATACTTTCGTACAAACCGCCCAATGGAAAAAGGTTGGCTCTCAGGAAAATCCGCAATGGCACTCGGTTCATTCGTTTTATTTTTCGGGGTAAACCAATTCTTTTTAGAACTTTCAACCGCCCGTATTATTGTTGGTGTTTTATTCGTTCTATTTGGTAGTGCAAGTGTATTTAATGGATTTCGCCAATACAAACACTTCTTACCATTAGCAGTTAAAGAAGCCGAAGTCTATGAAGCAACATAA
- a CDS encoding DUF3949 domain-containing protein has protein sequence MSSTVLFFGSIALFYFLVMIPIQYLYLQGLREKKEKTGLSQRELYEKMSFGEEQLHFHVQGNPFNIPSAFVAYMILKVKGRKKASQY, from the coding sequence ATGTCATCAACAGTACTCTTTTTTGGTAGTATCGCACTATTTTACTTCCTTGTAATGATACCGATCCAATATTTATATTTACAAGGTTTACGTGAAAAAAAGGAAAAGACAGGATTATCTCAGCGAGAGCTATATGAAAAAATGTCTTTTGGAGAAGAACAATTACATTTTCACGTACAAGGTAACCCATTTAATATACCATCTGCGTTTGTTGCATATATGATTTTGAAAGTTAAGGGACGTAAAAAAGCATCACAATATTGA
- a CDS encoding CBS domain-containing protein: MATKHNQILEHINSLPVGHKISVRQIAKDLSVSEGTAYRAIKDAENKGYVSTIERVGTIRIEQKKKENIEKLTYAEVVNIVDGQVLGGREGLHKTLNKFVIGAMKLEAMMRYTEAGNLLIIGNRTNAHQLALETGAAVLITGGFDTEDHVKKLADELKLPIISSSYDTFTVATLINRAIYDQLIKKEIVLVEDILTPIEETLYLKPHDTVQQWHAYNEETMHGRYPIVDENKKVLGIVTSKDMIGVAKETPIDKVMTKHPITVNGKMSVAAAARMMVWEGIELLPVVEEGNKLQGIISRQDVLQALQMIQRQPQVGETIDDIVTNQFMTPKEAKNEHLYQFSVTPQMTNSIGTLSYGVFATIVTEATNRVIRAQKKSDLIVENLTIYFVKPVQIDNVVSVHPKVLEIGRKFGKVDVEVHHDGNVVGKALLMVQLIDK; encoded by the coding sequence TTGGCTACCAAGCATAACCAAATTTTAGAACATATTAATAGCCTGCCAGTAGGCCATAAAATTTCTGTAAGACAAATTGCGAAAGATTTGAGTGTAAGTGAAGGGACAGCTTACCGTGCAATTAAAGATGCAGAAAATAAAGGATATGTTAGTACAATTGAACGTGTCGGAACAATTCGAATTGAACAAAAGAAGAAAGAGAATATCGAAAAACTGACATATGCAGAAGTCGTTAACATTGTTGACGGTCAAGTACTTGGGGGCAGAGAAGGACTACATAAAACATTAAATAAATTCGTAATCGGAGCTATGAAATTAGAAGCGATGATGCGCTATACAGAAGCTGGGAATTTACTCATTATTGGTAACCGTACGAATGCACATCAATTGGCGCTAGAAACTGGAGCCGCTGTATTAATTACGGGCGGATTTGATACGGAAGATCATGTGAAGAAATTAGCAGATGAATTAAAGCTGCCGATTATTTCAAGTAGCTACGATACATTTACGGTCGCAACGTTAATTAACCGTGCAATTTATGATCAACTGATTAAGAAAGAAATTGTACTTGTTGAGGATATTTTAACACCAATTGAAGAAACGTTATATTTAAAGCCGCATGATACAGTACAGCAATGGCATGCATATAATGAAGAGACAATGCACGGAAGATATCCAATTGTCGATGAAAATAAAAAAGTGCTAGGAATCGTAACTTCAAAAGACATGATCGGTGTAGCGAAAGAAACACCAATTGATAAAGTAATGACAAAACACCCAATTACAGTGAATGGTAAAATGTCTGTCGCAGCTGCGGCACGTATGATGGTGTGGGAAGGAATTGAATTACTTCCTGTCGTTGAGGAAGGAAATAAACTGCAAGGTATTATTAGCCGTCAAGATGTACTTCAGGCACTGCAAATGATTCAACGTCAGCCACAAGTTGGAGAAACAATTGATGATATTGTAACGAATCAATTTATGACGCCAAAAGAAGCGAAAAATGAGCATCTATATCAATTTTCAGTGACGCCGCAAATGACGAACTCAATCGGAACGTTATCGTACGGTGTATTTGCAACAATTGTGACAGAAGCGACAAATCGCGTCATTCGTGCGCAAAAGAAAAGCGATTTAATTGTTGAAAACTTAACGATTTATTTCGTAAAACCAGTTCAAATTGATAATGTTGTATCCGTTCATCCGAAAGTATTAGAAATTGGACGTAAATTTGGTAAGGTCGATGTAGAGGTGCATCATGATGGTAATGTCGTTGGAAAAGCATTACTTATGGTGCAGTTAATCGATAAATAA
- a CDS encoding metal-dependent hydrolase — MKVSYHGHSVVKIEANGKVILIDPFLTGNPKTDLKAEDVKVDAILLSHGHGDHVGDTVELAKKNNAVVVAPFELATFLSWQGVNTHPMHIGGSHEFDFGKVKFTQAFHGSSYIDEANKTITYTGMPAGILFTAEEKTVYHAGDTALFSDMKLIGELNKVDLAFLPIGDNFTMGPEDAVLAAKWINAKTVVPMHYNTFPVIEQDPYQFVEKLQNCTGKVLEAGESITL; from the coding sequence ATGAAAGTATCTTATCATGGACATTCAGTTGTGAAAATTGAGGCGAATGGAAAAGTTATTTTAATTGACCCGTTTTTAACAGGTAATCCGAAAACAGATTTAAAAGCTGAAGATGTAAAAGTGGATGCAATCCTTTTATCGCATGGACACGGTGATCATGTTGGAGATACAGTAGAACTTGCGAAGAAAAATAATGCAGTTGTTGTAGCGCCATTTGAACTAGCAACATTTTTAAGTTGGCAAGGTGTAAATACACATCCGATGCATATTGGTGGTTCACATGAATTTGACTTCGGAAAAGTGAAGTTTACACAAGCATTCCACGGCTCTAGTTATATTGATGAAGCAAATAAGACGATTACATATACAGGTATGCCAGCAGGTATTTTATTTACAGCAGAAGAGAAAACAGTGTACCATGCAGGAGATACTGCGCTATTCTCTGATATGAAGTTAATTGGGGAATTGAATAAAGTTGATCTAGCATTTTTACCAATTGGTGATAATTTCACAATGGGACCAGAAGATGCTGTATTAGCAGCAAAATGGATTAATGCGAAAACTGTTGTACCGATGCATTACAATACGTTCCCAGTTATTGAACAAGATCCATATCAATTTGTAGAAAAGCTACAAAATTGTACAGGGAAAGTATTAGAAGCTGGAGAAAGTATTACACTATAG
- the pepQ gene encoding Xaa-Pro dipeptidase produces MNARLENLMQWLKEKNVEAAFLTSTPNVFYMTNFHCEPHERLLGMFVFQEKEPILICPKMEEGQARNAGWAHEIIGFTDTDRPWDMIAKAIKDRGINANAVAIEKEHLNVERYEELTKLFPNAAFKSAEEKVRELRLIKDEKELSILREAAKMADYAVEVGVNAIKENRSELEVLAIIEHELKTKGIHKMSFDTMVLAGANSALPHGIPGANKMKRGDFVLFDLGVIIEGYCSDITRTVAFGEISEEQTRIYNTVLAGQLQAVEACKPGVTLGAIDNAARSVIADAGYGDFFPHRLGHGLGISVHEYPDVKAGNESPLKEGMVFTIEPGIYVPNVGGVRIEDDIYITKDGSEILTKFPKELQFVK; encoded by the coding sequence ATGAATGCTAGATTAGAAAATTTAATGCAATGGCTAAAAGAAAAAAACGTAGAAGCTGCGTTCTTAACTTCTACACCGAACGTCTTCTACATGACGAACTTCCACTGTGAACCGCATGAAAGATTACTTGGTATGTTTGTATTCCAAGAAAAAGAACCTATTTTAATTTGTCCTAAAATGGAAGAAGGTCAAGCACGTAACGCTGGCTGGGCACATGAAATTATCGGATTTACTGATACTGACAGACCATGGGATATGATTGCAAAAGCAATTAAAGACCGCGGCATCAATGCAAATGCAGTTGCAATTGAAAAAGAACATTTAAACGTAGAGCGCTACGAAGAATTAACGAAATTATTCCCAAATGCAGCTTTCAAATCAGCTGAGGAGAAAGTTCGCGAACTTCGTTTAATTAAAGATGAAAAAGAACTTTCTATTTTACGCGAAGCAGCTAAAATGGCGGACTACGCTGTTGAAGTTGGTGTAAATGCAATTAAAGAAAACCGCAGCGAGCTAGAAGTATTAGCAATTATTGAACACGAATTAAAAACAAAAGGCATACATAAAATGTCATTTGATACGATGGTATTAGCGGGTGCAAACTCTGCTCTTCCACACGGTATTCCTGGCGCAAACAAAATGAAGCGCGGTGATTTCGTACTATTTGATTTAGGTGTAATCATTGAAGGTTATTGCTCTGATATTACACGTACAGTAGCATTCGGTGAGATTTCTGAAGAGCAAACTCGCATTTACAACACTGTACTTGCTGGACAACTACAAGCAGTTGAAGCATGTAAACCAGGTGTTACACTTGGCGCAATCGACAACGCTGCTCGTTCTGTTATCGCAGATGCAGGTTACGGAGACTTCTTCCCGCACCGACTTGGTCATGGACTTGGAATTAGCGTACACGAATATCCAGATGTAAAAGCTGGTAACGAGTCTCCATTAAAAGAAGGTATGGTCTTCACAATCGAACCTGGTATTTACGTACCAAACGTAGGTGGCGTTCGTATTGAAGATGATATTTACATCACAAAAGACGGATCAGAAATTTTAACGAAATTCCCGAAAGAATTACAATTTGTGAAATAA
- a CDS encoding DUF3221 domain-containing protein, whose protein sequence is MNRHMKIVMFLSVFLVILSACTTKQVEQVTVKEVPKEGYIILRNDTVFFADDKTFETKVELQNYIEQQMNKEHPSHIVLSFKDKGACKQLKTGDKIKVWFSQILESYPARMIVEKFEIVEK, encoded by the coding sequence ATGAATAGGCATATGAAAATTGTTATGTTTTTAAGTGTATTTCTAGTCATATTATCAGCGTGTACTACAAAACAAGTAGAGCAAGTAACGGTAAAAGAAGTCCCTAAAGAAGGGTATATCATATTAAGAAATGACACGGTGTTTTTTGCCGATGATAAAACGTTTGAAACAAAAGTAGAGTTACAAAATTATATAGAACAACAAATGAATAAAGAGCATCCATCACATATAGTCTTGAGCTTTAAGGACAAAGGCGCATGTAAACAGTTAAAAACAGGGGATAAAATAAAAGTATGGTTTTCTCAAATACTTGAAAGTTATCCAGCAAGAATGATTGTAGAGAAATTTGAAATAGTAGAGAAATAA